In Myxococcus stipitatus, the genomic window TCCACGGTGAGCAGCTTCGGCAGCGCGGAGATGGCCACGTGGTTGGTCGCCAGCGCGATGCGCACGCGCGGCCCGTCCATCATCATCATCACCTCCACGCCGAAGGCGTCCGCGAGCACCTCCGTGTGGCCCATGAAGGGGATGCCCGCGCGCGAAATCTGCTCCTTCGACACGGGGGCCGTGCACAGCGCGTCTACGTGGCCCGCGCGCATGGCGTCGATGGCGGCCATGACGTACGCGTACTGCGCCCGTCCTCCCGCGCGCGAGGGCTTCCCCGGCACGCGGTCCTTCTGGGCGAGGTGGGAGACCTCGACGACGGTGGGGCCCTCGACGCGCGCCAGCGCGCCGGGCGCGACGCGGGCATGACGGCGGAAGACGGGGAAGCGCTCCAGCGTGGGCCCGTCCCCGAAGACGACGGGGACCAGCGCGCGACGCACGGAGGGGAGGGCCAGGGCCGCGGCCGTCACTTCCGGCCCGATGCCCGACACGTCTCCCAGGGAGATGCCGACGAGGGGGAGGCTCACGGTGCCGGAGCATCCCCCGCGCGGCGGGTGGACGGCTACATCTTCACGTCGACGTTGGCCTTCTGACGCAGCTCCTGCACGTACTGGTCGAGGAACTTGTCCGTCTTCTCCGTGAGCAGCTTCGACTCCAGCTTCGGCCGCATCTCCTCGTAGGACTCGGCGGCCACCGCGCGCTTCTCCTCCACCTTCAGCACGTGCCAGCCGAAGTTGGTGCGCACCGGCTCGCTCACGTCTCCCTCCTTGAGGGCGAAGGCGACCTTCTCGAAGGCGGCCACCATGACGCCGCGCTTGAACCAGCCCAGGTCACCGCCGTCCGCGGCGCTCGGGCCCTCGCTGCGGGCGCGGGCCAGGGCGGCGAAGTCCATGCCCGGACGCCGGGCCTCCTGGGCGATGCCGTCCGCCTTCTTGCGCGCGGCCTCCACCTGCTCCGGCGTGGCCTTGGGGTCCACCTGCACCAGGATGTGGCGCGCGTGGACCTCCGAATCCTCGCTCTCCGCGCGCGCGTACTGGTTGTAGGCCGCCTTCAGGTCCTCCTCGGTGACCTTCACCTTGGGGCCCACCTTCATGCGCAACAGCCGGTCGCGCAGGATGCGCTTGCGCAGCATGTCCCGGTACGACTTCATCGTCAGGCCCTCGCTGACGAGGACCTGCTCGAACTGCGCGTCGTCGGTGATGTTGTTCTGCCGGCGCACGTCGGCCACCAGCTCGTCCACCTCGCCCTCGGTGGCGGTGATGCCCATCTCCGTGATTTCGGACTCCATCAGCTTCTCGCCGATGAGGGTGTCCAGGGCCGTCTTCATCAGCGCGGTGCGCTGCTCGGCGCGCTTGCGCGGGTCCGGGTCGTTGATGCGCGACAGCTCCGGCGCGGCGCGCTGCTGCACCTCCGACATCGCGATGATGTCGCGGTTCACCACCGCGGCCACCTTGTCCACCAGCTCCGCGCGCGCCGTCGAGGCGCCCCCCAGGAGCGCCGCCGAAGCGACGAATGCCACCAGCTTCTTCATTCCGTGCATCCTTCCGCACCACACCGGGCCCGTCCAACCCGAAGACGGGCCCGCGATTGCGTCACTGCTTCGCCGCCTGCGCCGCCGCCGCGGGCTGCCCGCGGATGGCCTGCAGGGTGGCCTCGTTCACCTGGACCTGCGCCTTGTCCCGCAGCTCCTTCTCGAAGGCCTCCTGCGCCTCCGCCCGCTTCTGCTCCAGCAGCCGGGCCTCCATCCACTGCCGGGCCTCCGCCAGGTCCCGCTTCCGCGCGGGCTTGCGCTCCAGCACCTTGAACAGGTGGTAGCCGTACTCCGTGGACACCACGTCCGAAACCTGCCCGACCCCGAGCTTGAATACCACCTCGTCGAAGGCGGGCGGCATCTGTCCTCGGGGGAAGAAGCCCAGGTCGCCTCCCACCTTGGCGTCCGCGCTCAGCGAGTACCTGCGCGCCAGGTCCGAGAACTTCTTCCCCGACTTGAGCTGCGCCTGCACCCGCCGCGCCTCGTCCAGCCCCTTCACCACGATTTGCGCCGCGTGCACCTGCTCGGGCTCGTTCAGCTCCGCCTCGTGGGCGGCGTACCAGGCGCGCAGCTCCTCCTCCGTCACCGCCACGCGCGAGTAGACGTGGTTGGCGAAGAGCTTCTCGATGGTGAGCCGGCTGGTCTCCCGCGCGCGCAGCTCCGCCATGGACAGCTGGCCCTGGGCGAGCACCTCGTTGAAGTTGCCGGCCGGGTAGTCGCCCGACAGCCGCAGCACGCCCCGGTCCACCTCCTCCGGGGTGACGGTGATGTTGTTCTTGCGCGCCGCCTGCAGCAGCAGCATCCGGTGGATGTACGTGTCCAGCAGCGTGCGCTTGAAGGGCTCTATCTCCTCCGGCGTGCGCTGCGAGGCCTCCGTGGAGGCCAGCTCGCGGCCCAGCTCCTGCTCGAACTCCACGCGGGAGAGCGCCTCGCCGTTCACCGTGGCCACCACGGTGTCGTCCGTCGTCGTCTTGGGAGGCGTGTTGCAGCCCAGCCCCAGCCAGGACAGGGCGCAGGCCAGGGACAGGAGGGTGGCGCGGGTGGGAGGAAGGCGCATGCGCGAGATCCTGGGGGAAGGGTGGGGGCGACTCCCGAAGGTGTGGACGGGGGGCCGGGCTGGCAAGCGGGCCCTCATGGGGCGGGCACCGTGCCCGGGAGCGGGCCCGAGGGGGGACGCATGGGCGCCTGGACGTCCACGGGCACCTGGGCCAGCGCGTCCGCGTCCACGGAGAGCGACCAGCGCTGCTCCACGCGCGCCAGGTACTCCGCCCACGCGCGCGAGCGCTTCTCGCCCTCCAGCCGCACGCGCAGCTCCTCGCGCACGTCGTCCAGGGAGAGGTCCAGCGCGGGGCGGCGCGCGCGCAGCTTCAGCACGTGGAAGCCCTTGTCGGTGCGCACCACGCCGCTGAGGGCGCCGTCCGTCGCCAGCGCGCGTGCCGCGGCGGCCACCTCCGGGCCCTGCTCGCGGGCGAGCGCCTCGTCGGAGAGGAAGCGCAGGTCACCGTCCAGCGGCGCGGTGCGGGGCTCCTGGCTGTGCTCGCGCGCCAGCCTCCCGAAGCCCTCGAAGTCCAGCGGCGCCAGCGCGCGCGCCTGGGCCAGCAGCGCCTCCGCCTGGGCGCGCGCGGCGGCCTCCCTCGCCGCGTCGCCCCGGGGCGCGGCGAGGAAGACGTGCGACAGGCGCACCGTCTGGGGGCGCACGAAGTCGTCGCGGCGCGCGGCGTAGGCCCCCGCGAGCTCGTCCTCGGTGAGGGTGACGGGGGTCTCCTCCAGGCGGGCGCGCATCACCCGCGCGACGAGCGCGCGGCGCGTGGCCTCGATGACCTCCGGGTCGTCCTGGTAGCCCTGGGCGAGCGCGTCGCGCACCAGCAGGTCGAAGCGGGCCAGCGACTGCGCGTACTCACGGCGGGGCTGGAGGGGGACGTAGCGCTCGCGCAGCGCGGGGCTCATCTCCAGGAAGCGCCCGCCCAGCTCCTCGGCCGTGAGCGAGTCGCCGTCCCAGCGCGCCACGGCCCGCCCGCCCACGCCGCGCGTGTGGCGCAGGTCCATCACCACCTGTCCGGGGGCGACGTCCGCCGGGGCGCGACCGCACGCGGCGGGCGCCAGCAGGGCGAGGGTGACGAGGCGCGGACTCAGGCTCATGGGCAGGGCTTCCCGGTAGCACGGCGGGGGAGGTCGGACAACCCGGGCCGCCCGTCCCCTGTGCGCCGGCTCACGGCCGGGTCGCGTGCGCGGACAGGAACGCCTCCACCAGGGGGAAGATTTCGTCTGGCGCCCGGCGGCCCAGGACCAGGTCCGCGTGCCCGTAGTCCGCCCCGAAGCCGTGCCCCCGCCCGGCGACGAGGAACTTCACCGGCCCGCCCAGGTGCTCCTTCGCCCGCGCCACCGCCATGGGAGGGGCCAGCAGGTCCTTGCTCCCCGCCAGCAGGAGCATGGGCGTCCTCACCCCCGCCAGGGCCTCGCGGTAGTCGATGCCGCCGTCATACGACGTGAAGCGGTTGGTGGAGATCCACCGCGCGAACTGTCGCCCCACGCCCCCGGAGATGTTGGCGGGCACGTTGGCCAGCGCGCGCCGCACCACGTCCGTCTCCATGTTCTCCGCCAGCATCATGTACCGGCTCAGGGGCCCCGGGGGCGCGCCCAGCAGGGCGATGCTGGTCACCCGCCCGGTGGGGATGACCTTGAGCCGCAAGAGCGGCTCCACCTTCTGGATGAAGGTGCGCAGCCCCGGTTGCACCGCGAAGGTGAAGGGGCTGCCCAGGATGGCCGCCGCCCGCACCGGGGCCTGGGGGTTCTTCGCCAGGTGGGCGTACAGCATGAGGCCGCCCTTGGAGTGGCCCACCCAGAACACCTCCCTGGCGCCCGTGGACAACACCGTGCGCAACGCCGTGCGCACGTCGTGCTCCGCCTGGTCATCGAACGTGAAGTCCGAACACTCCCCCGACAACCCCCGGCCCCGCAGCTCCATCACCCACGTCTCGAAGCCCGACCGGGCCAGGTAGCGCGCCAGGCTGTAGTGCTCGTCGAAGTCCAGGTGGAAGCGGTTGGCGCCCAGCCCATGGCACAGGATGACGGGCTCGGCGTGCCGCCGCTCGCCCCGGGCGTGGTAGCGGCCCAGGGCGATCGCCGCGCCATCGTCCGTGGGGACCCGGTACAGCTCGTCCGGGCGGAATGTCAGCGTCAGCAGGCCTTCGCGGCCTCGCGCCATCGTCCGCGAGAAGAGGTCCGCCATCCGCCCCAGCCGCGCCACCGGTCTGCGTGTCACCCCTCCATCCTAAGCCGGTCCCCGGGGGGATGCCTCGTTCAATGCTGGGCATGCATCCCTGGCGGCAGGGCGGTTGCAGGGAGGAGGGCTCCAATCGGTCAGGAGGTCAGCGGATGCGACGGAACAGGGCACTCAAGGAGGCGTGGTCATCCTTCATTGCCACCGTTTTTCCCACAGATACCCTCTTTCGGGCCTTGAGGGTCATGGAGCGTCACCAGGTGGGGGTGGTGGGGGTGGTGGGTGAGCACGGCGGGTTGCTGGGGGTGATCAGCGAGCAGCACATCCTGGCGGCGTGGGGGGTAGATCCGCTGGCGCCGGTGTCGGCGGTGATGGCGAGGGTGGGGGTGCCAGGCGGGCGGCTGGGCTCCCGGTGGCCGCGCTTCTGCCTGCGGGGGCGTGGGCATGGCGGGGCTCGGACGGGGTGAGACGCGGTCCGGGGCGGGCGGTACAGTGCGCGGGCCGTGTCGGATGCCCCTGCCCGTTGGACCGTCTACATGCTGCGCTGCCGCGATGGCTCCCTGTACACCGGAGCCACCAACGACCTGGAGCGCCGGGTCGCCACCCACGGCAAGGGGCGCGGCGCGGCCTACACGCGGGCGCGGCTTCCCGTCACGCTGGTCTGGAGCGAGGCCGCGGAAGACCGGAGCGCGGCCCTCCGCAGGGAAGCCGCCATCAAGCGCCTGACTCGCGGGGACAAGCTGCTGCTGGTGGCCTCCGCGACTGCGAAAACGGCACGTCGTCGTCGCTGACGGACGCGCCCCACGTCATACCGGCGTCCGGGGATGACCGTTGATGGGAGACCGTTCGCGTCGCGAACTGACTTCCATCGTGGAAATCAGCCGGAATTGTCGGGGGCTCCCGATACCCGGAAGGAGGGTCACTCGTTACGGTGAAACCAATCTTCGCAGGGGGCAGTCCATGCTTCGGTCGCATCCGGGAGTCCTCGTCGCACTGGCCATCTCCTTCCTCGGGTCGGCGTGCGACGGGACGGTCAATCATCCTCCCGAGGTCAAGGCGGGGCCGCGGGCGAACACCCTCTCGGCGAAGCCCGGAGAGGTCCTCCAGCTGGTCCTGGAGGTGCAGGACCCGGATGGCGACGACCTGGAGTACCACTGGAGCCAGTTCCCCGAGGACCCGGCTGGGCGCTTCAGCGACCCCGGCGCACGCGCGCCCACCTGGACGGCGCCGCACGTGGATCGCCCGACGACGTTCGTGCTGCAGGTGAACGTGCTCGACAACGAGGGGGGCGGGGTGCTCGGCACCGTGCCGTCCGTGCTGGTCGAGGTCCCCTGAGCGTGGGCCTCAGGCCGGCGTCTGCGTCGCCGCGGGCGGCGGGGAGGACGGCGGCCGCGCCTGCGCCTTCTTCTTCATCCGCAGGGTGAACAGGACGCCCAGCACCAGGAAGACGACGGCGCCGATGCCCGCGCCGATGACCTGCCAGGTGAGCAGCTGCGAGGTGACGTTGCGCACCACCTCCGGGAGGTTGCACATCGTCTGGGTGGCCAGCGGCGTCTCGTTGTACCAGCCGATGGCGTGAGGCCCCACCCAGGAGGCGACGAGGGCCCCCAGCAGCGTCCCCGCGAGGACGAAGGTGAGCAGCGTCTTGGCGGTGTTCATTGCGGGTCTCCTCGGCTGGCGGCCGTCGGGCCGTCCTTAATATGCGCACGGGGCCCTGTCCAAGCGGGGAACGTGTTAAGGGAGGGGCGTGCCGCTGCTCCCGCTCGCCATCCTGTCCGGCCTCATCGCGCTGGTGTGCGCCGCCTTCCTCGTCCTCCATGCCTTCCGCCGGAGCGTGGGCACCGGGGTGATGGTGCTGCTCATCCCCTGCTACGTCTTCTTCTACGCCTTCAGCCAGTTCGAGCACCGCCGCAAGGGGCTCATCGTCTCCGGCTTCATGGCGTGCACCGTGCTCGCCGCGGTGTTCCTGGGGCTGGGCGCGCATGGGCTGGCCGTGTTGACCGCTCGCCCGCCGCCGGTCTTCTGACTCGCGCCGAGGGGCCGCGCCGCCTGGGACGCGTGGGGGACCTTTGACACAGACGACGCCGAGCACGGCGGCCCGGTGCGCCGGCCACCCGGACATCCTCGCCGTGGTGACCTGCGCGCGCTGCGGCGGCTTCCTGTGCGGCGAGTGCATGGAGCTGATGGAGGAGGCGCCCTACTGCAAGGCCTGCCTGGACCTGCTGACGCTGCAGCGCCCCCCTTCGCGGATGCTCGCGTCGGTGCGCAAGCTGGGGGTGCTGCTGTGGCCGTGCGGCTTCGTGTTTCCCCCGCTGTCGTTGGTGCTGGGCGTGGCGTGCCTCGTGCTCTCGGCGAAGGAGCTGCGGCGCTTCCAGCAGGGAGACCTCTCCTGGACGGGGCTGGCGCTGGCGAGGAGCGGCCGTCGCGTGGGCTGGTTCAACCTGGGGTCGACGGCCTGCGCGCTGCTTCTCTGGGCCTACCTGGCGGTCATCGCCTAGCTGGGACGCAGGGGGGACCCTTGACGCAGACGACTCCGAGCACGGCGGCGCGGTGCTCCAGCCACCCGGACATCCTCGCCGTGGCGACCTGCGCGCGCTGCGGTGGCTTCTCGTGTGGCGAGTGTCTGGACCTGCTCGAGGAGCAGCCCCACTGCGGCGCGTGCGTGGCCGTCCTGACGCGGGAGGAGGCTCCGTCCCGGGGCGTCGGGGTGGCGCGCAAGCTCGGGGTGCTGGGGATGATGCTCATCCCTTGCTCCATCGTGATTCCCGTCCTGCCGCTGGTGCTGGGCGGCACCAGCCTGGTGCTGGCGAAGCAGGAGCTGGGGCGCATCCAGCGCGGGGAGCGCTCGCGGGCGGGGCTCGAGCTGGCGCGGGAGGCCCAGGCCATGGCCTGGCTCAACCTGGGCGTCCTGGCCGCCTCCCTCGTGCTCTGGGCCGTGCTCGTCGTCGCCAGCTGACCCGCGGGCTCACACGCCCCGGGCGTTCGGGTCCCAGAGGTACTTGTGCATCTGGAGCTGGAAGCGCACCGGGAGCCGGTCCTCGATGGCCCACTCCGCCAGCTCGCGCGGGTGCAGCTTGTCGAAGACGGTGGAGAACAGCAGGGCGAAGGGCCGCTGCGCCAGCCGGTGCTCGGTGATGAGCGCGCGCGCCCAGTCGTAGTCCTCGCGCGAGCCGATGACGAACTTCATCTCGTCGCGCGCGTTCATGGACTCGAAGTTGCGGAAGTCGTTGCGGTCGCACTCGCCGGACGAGGGCGTCTTCATGTCCACGATTTTGTGGACGGCCGGCGGCACGAGGCGCACGTCGATGGCGCCGCTGGTCTCCAGCAGTACGGTGAGCCCCTCGGCGAGCAGCGCCTCCATGAGCGGGTAGACGCCGGGTTGGAGCAGCGGCTCGCCGCCGGTGATTTCGACGCGGGGCGTGCGCTGGGCCAGTACCTGGGCCACGACGTCCGCGTTCTTCATGCGTTTGCCGCCGTGGAAGGCGAACTCGCTGTCGCAGTACGTGCAGCGCAGATGGCAGCCGGTGAGGCGCACGAAGCCACACAGCAGGCCCGCGTGCGAGGACTCCCCCTGGAGCGAGAGGTAGATTTCCTTCACCACCACGGAGTCGGCGGAGGGGACGAGGCGGGGCTCGATGCGGGGACGCGCGGCGGGCATGGCTTCTTCGTGCGACAGGGGGAGAATCGCCGCTTCAACCCCAGTCGACCCGGCGAGGTCAAGCAGGGAGCGCATGGCGCCGTCCGGGCGAGGCGGGCCCCGGCCGCCTCCCCGGCGTGTCCCCCCTCACGTCCCGGTGGGCGGGGACTCCGGCGAGCGGTGGTGCACGGGGCACGTCCGGGGGAAGGTGCCCAGCTTCTCCACGTCGTAGCCCTGGGGGTAGGTGCGGACGTTGGGCAGGTGACGGCCGTAGAGCGGCTCCTCCCGAGGGGACAGGAAGTAGCGCACGAACTTCCCGCGCAGCTTGAGCGCGGCGCGGGACACGAAGCGGCTGAGCCCGGAGGGGCGCTCGTAGCGGAAGGCGTCCAGCAGGAAGTCCTCCATCAGCGAGCGCGCGAACAGCCGCACCAGCCGCTTGGGCGCGCGGTTCGAGGGCGGGAAGGTGGTGAGCAGCTCCAGCGTGGCGTCCGCCACCGCCCGCGCGCGGTCGTCGTAGGCGAAGTTGCGCGCCTCGTAGTCATCCATGAGCGTGGCGAACGCCGCGTAGGTCTCCGGGATGTCGCGGATGCCCATGTGGCGGCCCACCTCGCGGTAGTAGCGCGTCCAGGCCTCCACCTCGTGCGGGGTGAGGGGACGCCAGCCGTATTGCGCGAGCCAGCGCACGGGCGTCACCACGAAGGTGGAGAGCACGTAGCGCATGTCGTCGTTGGAGATGTCGTAGGCGCCGTGCATCTGGTTCATGCGCCGGAAGGCGGCCCGCCCCTGCTGGCTGGCCATGCCGTGCTCGAGGATGGTGTCGAGGATGAGCACCGTGTCGTCGTAGCGCTTCTGGGTGCGCGCGGTGAACTCGCCCGTCTCGTGCAGCAGCACGCCGATGCTCGGCACCGCGTAGGTGCGGAACAGGGCGAAGCTGAGCGCCTGGTTGATGTCCCAGGGGAACTCCTGGGTGCCGAGGAGGCGGACGATCTCCTCGTGCTGCGTCGTGGCGTCGAGGCGGTCGGTACGGTCTCGGAGCGCGAAGCGATTCATCCGGCACCTTCCTGGGAGGGGTCGACCCGGGGGAGCCTAGCGCAGCTTCCGCCGCGGTGCGGCGTAGGTGGGGCGCTCAGCTCCCTTGCGGGCCGGCCTTCACCCGGTCGACGAAGGCGTCGATGAGGTGACGGGCGATGCTCAGCCGGGGAGGGATGGGGGGCAGGGCGTCCGGGTGGAACCAGTCGGCCTCGACGATCTCCTTCCCGTCCACGTGGAGCTCGCCGCCCGCGTATTCGGCGGTGAAGCCCACCATGAGCGAGCGCCCGAAGGGCCAGGGCTGCGAGCCGAAGTACCGGATGTTCTTCACGTCGACGCCGACCTCTTCCTTCACCTCGCGGGTGACGCACTCCTCCAGCGACTCCCCGGCGTCGACGAAGCCGGCCAGGGTGCTGAACATGGGCATGGGGAGGGTGGCGTTGCGCGCCAGCAGCATCCTGTCGCCGTGCGTGACCAGGACGATCATCGCGGGGGAGATGCGCGGGTAGAACGGCGTGCGGTCCACCGGGCAGCGGCGGGCGCGCTCGCCGGGGACCAGCTGCGTGGGCTGGCCGCAGCGGCCGCAGAAGCGGTGGGTGACGTCCCACTCCGCGATGGCGAGCGCGCGCCCGGCGATGGCGAAGCGCGCCTCGTCCAGCCGGTTGTAGAGGGTGCGCGCGGGCACCAGCTTGCCGCCGTCGGGAGGCGTGAAGCCCTCCGGGGGCAGGGGCGCGGCGTAGCAGTCCACGCCCTCCAGCGCGCCCAGGTAGTGGGCCTGGGCGGCCAGCTCCGGGAAGGCCGCGCCGGTCGGGAGACTGATGGCGCCGTCGCGCTCCAGCACGAGCAGCTCCAGGCCGCGCGCGAGGAAGAGGAGGGCACCGTCCCGGGGACGGTCGGGGGGCTCGTGGCTGGGGACGAAGAGGGGCGCGGGGCTCACGCGGCCACCTTAACGGTCCCGGGCCACGGGCGCAGGCCCCGTTTGCTTCACGGCGAGGCCGGCTGGGCTCGCGGTGTGCGCGACGAACTCTCGACGGGACAGGGACATGGTGGGCGCCTCGGGGGCTTCAGCGGGTGCGCCGGCCCGCGAGCAGGCCGTCCAGGGTGAGCCGGGCATCGGACGCGCGCGAGAGCAGGACGAAGTAGGCGAGCGCGTAGAGCAGCTGGAGGCCCACGGTGTTCCACTGCTGCCGCAGCGACTCGCCGAAGGTGAGCATCGCGATGAGGGCCCCGCCCGCCACCAGCGCGAGCCGCAGCCGCAGCCCGAGCAGGATGAGCAGCCCCACCGCCAGCTCGACGAAGGGGAGAACCAGGGCGAAGGGGCGCACCGTCCACTCCGGCAGGGGCGTGCCGGTGAAGCCCTGGACGAGGCTGTCCGCGAAGGCGCCCGGCGCGGCCACGCGCACCAGCCCGTGCGTCAGGATGTTCAGCCCCAGCACGAGGCGCAGCACGCCATGCGCGAGCTGACGGTCGTCGAGGGCGGACACGCGAGCGGCCGTGCGCTCGGCGCGGGACTGCGCTTCGGGGGGCTCCAGGTGGGCGGCGGTCGGGGTTCGGGGCTGCAAGGCATCCTCCCTGCTCGCCATGGCGAGCACAGGTCCGGCGCGGGGAGCGCGCCGTCACGTGTCCCTGAATGCGCCACCCCAGGACGCCTTGAACAGGCGCGGCGGATGCACGACATTCGTGCTGGAGGAGCACGAATCATGGCGGGGCGGGATCGCTTCGAGTCGCTGAGGACCTTCGTGGAGGTGGCGCGCGCGGGCAGCCTGGCGGGCGCGGCGCGGGTGCTGCGTCGCGCGCCGTCCGTGGTGAGCCGTGAGCTGGGCGCGTTGGAGTCACGGCTGGGGACGGAGCTGATGCAGCGCACGACGCGCCGGCTCCAGCTCACCGCGGCGGGGGAGCGCTACCTGACGCACGCGCGCGGCATCCTCGAGGCCCTCGACGAGGCGGAGCGGGACCTCGCGGAGCAGGGCGTGCCTCGCGGCGTGCTGCGCGTCTCCGCGCCGCTCCTCTTCGGCCAGCACGTCCTGGTGCCCCTGGTGGACGACTTCCTGCGCGCGCACCCCGCGGTGGGGGTGGAGCTGGTGCTGGAGGACGCGCTGGTGGACCTGGTGCAGGGCGGCGTGGACGTGGCGCTGCGCATCGCGCCCCGGCTGGAGTCGAGCGCCCTGATGGTGCGCCGGCTGGGCGTGCAGCCCTACGTGTTGTGCGCCAGCCCCGCCTACCTGCGGGAGCAGGGCGCGCCTCGCCGCGCTCGGGACCTGGGCGCGCACGAGGTGCTGGTGCCGATGCGGGGCCCCGCGGCGCGTCCGCTGGAGCTGCGCCACGCGGGGCGGACGCAGGAGGTGCGGCTGTCCAAGAGCCGCTTCCGCACCAACCGCGTGCCCGCGCTCCACGGGGCCGCGCTCCGGGGGCTCGGCATCGCGGAGCTGCCGGAGTACCTCGTCGCTCCCGACCTGGCGTCCGGCGCGCTGGTGCGGGTGCTGGCGCCGCTGCGGCCGGTGTCGCGCCACGTCTGCGCGGTGTACCTGCGCCGCACCGCGATGCCGGCGCACGTGCGCGCCTTCCTCGACTTCATGGCGTCCCGCATGGCGGAGCGCTTCCCCGCCGAGGAAGGCGCGTGAGGCTGGCGGCTGCTCAGAGCGTCGACTGCTCGATGAGCTCCACGCGGTAGCCGTCCGGGTCCTCGACGAAGGCGATGACGGTGGTGCCGTGCTTCATCGGCCCCGGCTCGCGCACGACCTTGCCACCCGCGGCGCGGATGGCGTCGCACGTCGCGCGGATGTCCTTCACGCCCAGGGCCACGTGGCCGTAGGCGGTGCCCAGCTCGTACTTCTCGACGCCCCAGTTGTACGTCAGCTCCAGCGCGGGGTGCGTGTCCTCGGGGCCGAAGCCCACGAAGGCCAGGGTGAACTTGCCGTCCGGATAGTCGTGGCGGCGCAGCAGCTTCATGCCGATGACCCGGGTGTAGAAGTCGAGCGACTTCTCCAGGTCGCCCACGCGCAGCATGGTGTGAAGGATTCGCATGCCGCGCTTCATAACGCCCCACGCGCCAGCCGTCGCGGGTGGAGCGCGGGGCGCGCGCTCAGGGTTGCCCGGAGGACTCGTCCACCCACCCTCTGGGTGGAATGCTGAACGAGCCCACGGGGACGCGACTGTCCGGAATCTCCTCCCCGTTGGCCCCGAGGGCCGTCACGCGGGTCTGGTCGCCGCCCTCGTGCCACAGGCCCACCAGCACCTTCCACTCGCCGAGCATCGGCCGGGGCA contains:
- a CDS encoding CBS domain-containing protein codes for the protein MRRNRALKEAWSSFIATVFPTDTLFRALRVMERHQVGVVGVVGEHGGLLGVISEQHILAAWGVDPLAPVSAVMARVGVPGGRLGSRWPRFCLRGRGHGGARTG
- a CDS encoding radical SAM protein, which translates into the protein MPAARPRIEPRLVPSADSVVVKEIYLSLQGESSHAGLLCGFVRLTGCHLRCTYCDSEFAFHGGKRMKNADVVAQVLAQRTPRVEITGGEPLLQPGVYPLMEALLAEGLTVLLETSGAIDVRLVPPAVHKIVDMKTPSSGECDRNDFRNFESMNARDEMKFVIGSREDYDWARALITEHRLAQRPFALLFSTVFDKLHPRELAEWAIEDRLPVRFQLQMHKYLWDPNARGV
- the pdxA gene encoding 4-hydroxythreonine-4-phosphate dehydrogenase PdxA; amino-acid sequence: MSLPLVGISLGDVSGIGPEVTAAALALPSVRRALVPVVFGDGPTLERFPVFRRHARVAPGALARVEGPTVVEVSHLAQKDRVPGKPSRAGGRAQYAYVMAAIDAMRAGHVDALCTAPVSKEQISRAGIPFMGHTEVLADAFGVEVMMMMDGPRVRIALATNHVAISALPKLLTVERLTAQLKLLSRVLAPVVGRRPRIAVLGLNPHAGEGGLLGREEVEVIGPAIRKARAAKVDAYGPLPSDGLFARPDEVGKTYDAVLAMYHDQGLIPAKALDFERTVNVTLGLPVPRTSPDHGTAYAIAGQGKASCVPMVEALLKAARLARPPARAARRGPRRPSPRR
- a CDS encoding oxygenase MpaB family protein: MNRFALRDRTDRLDATTQHEEIVRLLGTQEFPWDINQALSFALFRTYAVPSIGVLLHETGEFTARTQKRYDDTVLILDTILEHGMASQQGRAAFRRMNQMHGAYDISNDDMRYVLSTFVVTPVRWLAQYGWRPLTPHEVEAWTRYYREVGRHMGIRDIPETYAAFATLMDDYEARNFAYDDRARAVADATLELLTTFPPSNRAPKRLVRLFARSLMEDFLLDAFRYERPSGLSRFVSRAALKLRGKFVRYFLSPREEPLYGRHLPNVRTYPQGYDVEKLGTFPRTCPVHHRSPESPPTGT
- a CDS encoding GIY-YIG nuclease family protein is translated as MLRCRDGSLYTGATNDLERRVATHGKGRGAAYTRARLPVTLVWSEAAEDRSAALRREAAIKRLTRGDKLLLVASATAKTARRRR
- a CDS encoding peptidylprolyl isomerase gives rise to the protein MKKLVAFVASAALLGGASTARAELVDKVAAVVNRDIIAMSEVQQRAAPELSRINDPDPRKRAEQRTALMKTALDTLIGEKLMESEITEMGITATEGEVDELVADVRRQNNITDDAQFEQVLVSEGLTMKSYRDMLRKRILRDRLLRMKVGPKVKVTEEDLKAAYNQYARAESEDSEVHARHILVQVDPKATPEQVEAARKKADGIAQEARRPGMDFAALARARSEGPSAADGGDLGWFKRGVMVAAFEKVAFALKEGDVSEPVRTNFGWHVLKVEEKRAVAAESYEEMRPKLESKLLTEKTDKFLDQYVQELRQKANVDVKM
- a CDS encoding peptidylprolyl isomerase yields the protein MSLSPRLVTLALLAPAACGRAPADVAPGQVVMDLRHTRGVGGRAVARWDGDSLTAEELGGRFLEMSPALRERYVPLQPRREYAQSLARFDLLVRDALAQGYQDDPEVIEATRRALVARVMRARLEETPVTLTEDELAGAYAARRDDFVRPQTVRLSHVFLAAPRGDAAREAAARAQAEALLAQARALAPLDFEGFGRLAREHSQEPRTAPLDGDLRFLSDEALAREQGPEVAAAARALATDGALSGVVRTDKGFHVLKLRARRPALDLSLDDVREELRVRLEGEKRSRAWAEYLARVEQRWSLSVDADALAQVPVDVQAPMRPPSGPLPGTVPAP
- the nudC gene encoding NAD(+) diphosphatase, encoding MSPAPLFVPSHEPPDRPRDGALLFLARGLELLVLERDGAISLPTGAAFPELAAQAHYLGALEGVDCYAAPLPPEGFTPPDGGKLVPARTLYNRLDEARFAIAGRALAIAEWDVTHRFCGRCGQPTQLVPGERARRCPVDRTPFYPRISPAMIVLVTHGDRMLLARNATLPMPMFSTLAGFVDAGESLEECVTREVKEEVGVDVKNIRYFGSQPWPFGRSLMVGFTAEYAGGELHVDGKEIVEADWFHPDALPPIPPRLSIARHLIDAFVDRVKAGPQGS
- a CDS encoding peptidylprolyl isomerase gives rise to the protein MRLPPTRATLLSLACALSWLGLGCNTPPKTTTDDTVVATVNGEALSRVEFEQELGRELASTEASQRTPEEIEPFKRTLLDTYIHRMLLLQAARKNNITVTPEEVDRGVLRLSGDYPAGNFNEVLAQGQLSMAELRARETSRLTIEKLFANHVYSRVAVTEEELRAWYAAHEAELNEPEQVHAAQIVVKGLDEARRVQAQLKSGKKFSDLARRYSLSADAKVGGDLGFFPRGQMPPAFDEVVFKLGVGQVSDVVSTEYGYHLFKVLERKPARKRDLAEARQWMEARLLEQKRAEAQEAFEKELRDKAQVQVNEATLQAIRGQPAAAAQAAKQ
- a CDS encoding alpha/beta fold hydrolase, whose amino-acid sequence is MADLFSRTMARGREGLLTLTFRPDELYRVPTDDGAAIALGRYHARGERRHAEPVILCHGLGANRFHLDFDEHYSLARYLARSGFETWVMELRGRGLSGECSDFTFDDQAEHDVRTALRTVLSTGAREVFWVGHSKGGLMLYAHLAKNPQAPVRAAAILGSPFTFAVQPGLRTFIQKVEPLLRLKVIPTGRVTSIALLGAPPGPLSRYMMLAENMETDVVRRALANVPANISGGVGRQFARWISTNRFTSYDGGIDYREALAGVRTPMLLLAGSKDLLAPPMAVARAKEHLGGPVKFLVAGRGHGFGADYGHADLVLGRRAPDEIFPLVEAFLSAHATRP